A DNA window from Vanessa cardui chromosome 16, ilVanCard2.1, whole genome shotgun sequence contains the following coding sequences:
- the LOC124536054 gene encoding cytochrome P450 6B7-like: protein MLLMILITLVIVLYMYGTRNFGYWRKRGIKNDEPLPYFGNNLKQFIQKSSIAMLATEAYKKYPDEKVVGFFRSTAPELVIRDPELVKRILITDFQHFYDRGFNTHKTAIEPLFKNLFFADGDLWKLIRKGFSQSFSTGKIKAMFSIITDRAEKLQLQAAEISKLEYYDMRELIARYTTDFIGVCGFGINIDSLNDENSVFRKLGNRIFHRSFRDAVVGALKYMFPNFFKSLHFLSSEVETVIISLVKKILKSRNYEPSGKNDFIDLMLELKKKGNIVTESLQFRDENGLPKQVELEIDDIILTAQCFVFFGAGFETSSISASYTLHQLAFNIDYQKKVQAEIDRILPKYNNKLTYDAINELHTLEKAFYEALRLFPPVAFLIRKCTSPTYTFPEINLTIHEGVKVIIPVQALHNDEKYFYEPEKFNPDRFSTANEFKNNIFLPFGDGPRACVASRLGKVLAMAGIAAILQKFTVEPCAISRQHPIPQPMAIVSESFIGGLPLKLTERTRSL from the exons atgttactcatgatattaataacattagtgATCGTTTTGTATATGTACGGAACCCGAAATTTTGGATATTGGAGAAAAAGAGGTATTAAAAACGATGAACCTCTACCATATTTTGGAAACAATTTGAAACAGTTCATTCAAAAATCTAGCATTGCAATGCTGGCTACGGAAGCCTATAAAAAATATCCAGACGAAAAAGTGGTAGGCTTTTTCCGAAGTACTGCACCAGAATTAGTGATAAGGGATCCTGAATTAGTTAAAAGGATATTGATTACtgattttcaacatttttacgACAGAGGATTTAATACACATAAAACAGCGATCGAACCATTAttcaagaatttattttttgccgACGGTGACTTATGGAAATTAATTCGAAAAGGCTTCAGTCAATCATTCAGTACTGGTAAAATTAAAGCAATGTTTTCCATAATCACTGACAGGGCTGAGAAACTTCAGCTACAAGCAGctgaaatatcaaaattagaatattatGATATGCGAGAACTAATAGCAAGGTACACAACTGACTTTATTGGTGTATGTGGTTTTGGAATAAATATAGATTCGTTGAACGATGAAAACTCAGTATTTCGGAAATTGGGAAACAGAATATTTCACAGGTCATTCAGGGACGCTGTTGTTGgagctttaaaatatatgtttccaaatttctttaaaagtttacattttttatcaagTGAAGTAGAAACGGTAATAATTTCTTTAGtaaagaaaatacttaaaaGTAGAAATTATGAGCCATCAGGGAAAAATGATTTCATAGATTTGATGTTGGAATTGAAGAAAAAAGGTAATATTGTAACGGAATCGTTGCAATTTCGAGACGAAAATGGATTACCCAAACAAGTTGAATTGGAAATAGATGACATTATACTGACTGCGCAATGTTTTGTATTCTTTGGAGCTGGTTTCGAAACATCGTCAATTAGCGCGAGTTATACTTTACACCAATTAGCATTTAATATAGACTATCAGAAAAAAGTACAAGCAGAAATTGATAGAATACtaccgaaatacaacaataagtTAACTTATGATGCTATTAATGAATTGCATACTTTAGAAAAGGCATTCTATGAAGCATTGAGATTATTTCCTCCAGTTGCATTTCTTATAAGAAAGTGCACATCACCAACGTACACATTCCCTGAAATCAATTTAACTATACATGAGGGAGTCAAAGTTATCATACCTGTGCAAGCTTTACATAATGATGAGAAATACTTTTACGAACCAGAAAAGTTCAATCCGGATAGATTCAGTACTGCAAATgagttcaaaaataatatatttttaccattTGGAGATGGTCCACGAGCATGTGTAG CTTCAAGATTAGGAAAGGTCTTAGCTATGGCTGGCATTGCTGCTATTTTGCAGAAGTTCACCGTAGAGCCATGTGCTATAAGCAGACAACATCCCATACCTCAACCTATGGCGATTGTATCTGAAAGTTTCATTGGCGGACTGCCGCTGAAACTAACTGAAAGAACTAGAAGCCTTTAA